One window from the genome of Pseudomonas sp. L5B5 encodes:
- a CDS encoding NAD(P)H-dependent glycerol-3-phosphate dehydrogenase: MTQQRPIAVLGGGSFGTAVANLLAENGQPVRQWMRDPEQAEAIRLNRENPRYLKGIKIHPAVEPVTDLLATLDDSDLCFVALPSSALRAVLAPHAQLLSGKMLVSLTKGIEAQTFKLMSQILEDIAPQARIGVLSGPNLAREVAEHALTATVVASEDEQLCQQVQDVLHGRTFRVYASADRFGVELGGALKNVYAIIAGMAVALGMGENTKSMLITRALAEMTRFAVSQGANPMTFLGLAGVGDLIVTCSSPKSRNYQVGFALGQGLSLDEAVSRLGEVAEGVNTLKVLKAKAQELGVYMPLVAGLHAILFEGRTLNQVIELLMRGEPKTDVDFISTSGFN; encoded by the coding sequence ATGACACAACAGCGCCCTATTGCGGTCCTGGGAGGCGGAAGTTTCGGTACCGCCGTGGCCAACTTGCTGGCCGAGAACGGTCAGCCGGTGCGGCAGTGGATGCGTGATCCCGAGCAGGCCGAGGCCATTCGGCTCAATCGCGAGAATCCGCGTTATCTCAAGGGCATCAAGATCCACCCTGCGGTGGAGCCGGTCACCGACCTGCTGGCCACTCTTGACGACAGCGACCTGTGCTTCGTCGCCTTGCCCTCCAGTGCCCTGCGTGCGGTGCTCGCTCCCCATGCGCAGTTGCTCAGCGGCAAGATGCTGGTCAGCCTGACCAAGGGTATCGAGGCCCAGACGTTCAAGCTGATGAGCCAGATCCTCGAGGACATTGCGCCCCAGGCGCGAATCGGGGTGCTCTCCGGTCCCAACCTGGCGCGTGAAGTGGCCGAGCACGCGCTGACGGCCACGGTGGTGGCCAGCGAGGACGAGCAACTGTGCCAGCAGGTCCAGGACGTGCTGCATGGCCGTACCTTCCGGGTCTACGCCAGTGCCGATCGCTTCGGCGTCGAACTGGGCGGGGCCCTGAAGAACGTCTACGCGATCATCGCCGGCATGGCGGTGGCCCTGGGCATGGGGGAAAACACCAAGAGCATGCTGATTACCCGGGCCCTGGCGGAGATGACCCGCTTTGCCGTGAGCCAGGGCGCCAATCCCATGACCTTCCTCGGCCTGGCCGGGGTCGGCGACCTGATTGTCACCTGCTCCTCGCCCAAGAGCCGCAATTACCAGGTGGGTTTTGCCCTGGGCCAGGGCCTGAGCCTGGATGAGGCTGTAAGCCGTCTGGGCGAGGTGGCGGAGGGCGTCAATACCCTCAAGGTACTCAAGGCCAAGGCCCAGGAACTGGGCGTCTACATGCCGCTGGTGGCCGGTTTGCACGCGATTCTGTTCGAAGGCCGGACGCTGAACCAGGTGATCGAGCTGCTGATGCGCGGCGAACCGAAGACCGACGTCGACTTCATTTCCACCAGCGGATTCAACTGA
- a CDS encoding DUF4389 domain-containing protein, protein MNDMNSEAKYQSLLLRVLWMLVFALVWQVAQFLLGTLVVVQLIYRLVYGAPNAGLMNFGDSLSQFLAQIGRFGSFHTEHKPWPFGDWPTPRPPEGEAPHSVPPAPHPVRDEEPKL, encoded by the coding sequence ATGAACGATATGAATTCCGAAGCCAAGTACCAATCCCTGCTGCTGCGGGTCCTGTGGATGCTGGTGTTCGCGCTGGTGTGGCAGGTGGCGCAATTCCTCCTTGGCACACTGGTGGTGGTACAGCTGATCTATCGGCTGGTCTACGGTGCGCCGAACGCCGGCCTGATGAACTTTGGCGATAGCTTGAGCCAGTTCCTGGCACAAATCGGTCGCTTCGGCAGCTTCCACACCGAACACAAGCCCTGGCCGTTCGGTGACTGGCCGACACCCCGGCCGCCCGAAGGCGAGGCGCCCCATAGCGTGCCACCAGCGCCGCACCCGGTGCGTGACGAGGAGCCCAAGCTGTGA